The DNA region CTACCCGGGGCACGACGGGCAGCAGTTGCTGTACCCGCAGGACGCGCACTACGAGACCTACGGCGAGGAGCCCCCGCTGGCCGGGCTGGAGACCCGTGACGTCTCCGCCTGGTTCGGCTCGCACAAGGTGCTGGAGCGGGTCTCGCTCGCCATGCCGGCCGGTGAGGTGACCGCGCTGATCGGCCCGTCCGGCTGCGGCAAGTCCACCTACCTGCGCATCCTCAACCGGATGCACGAGATGATCCGCGGCGCCGCGCTCTCCGGCGAGGTGCTGCTGGACGGCGACGACGTCTACCGGCCCGGCCGGCGTCCGACCGAGGTCCGCCGCCGGATCGGCATGGTGTTCCAGCGGCCCAACCCGTTCCCGGCGATGTCCATCCAGGACAACGTCTCCAGCGGGCTGAAGCTGGCCGGCATCAAGGTCTCCAAGGACGAGCGCGAGCACCTGGTGGAGACCAGCCTGCGCCGGGCCGGCCTCTGGGACGAGGTCTCCAACCGGCTGCACACCCCCGGCGGTTCGCTCTCCGGCGGACAGCAGCAGCGCCTCTGCATCGCACGGTCGCTGGCCGTCTCGCCGGACATCCTGCTGATGGACGAGCCGTGCTCGGCGCTCGACCCGACCTCGACCCGGCGCGTCGAGGAGACCATCGCGGAGCTGCGCGGGCGGCTCACCATCGTGATCGTCACCCACAACATGCAGCAGGCGCAGCGGGTCTCGCAGTCCTGCGCGTTCTTCCTGGCCACCCACGACACGCCCGGCCGGATCGTGGAGGCGGGTCCGACCGAGCAGGTGTTCCAGAACCCGCGCGACCA from Kitasatospora sp. NBC_00458 includes:
- a CDS encoding phosphate ABC transporter ATP-binding protein; this encodes MTDVPPGQAPAAGPAETTITLPAVQPDAGGYPGHDGQQLLYPQDAHYETYGEEPPLAGLETRDVSAWFGSHKVLERVSLAMPAGEVTALIGPSGCGKSTYLRILNRMHEMIRGAALSGEVLLDGDDVYRPGRRPTEVRRRIGMVFQRPNPFPAMSIQDNVSSGLKLAGIKVSKDEREHLVETSLRRAGLWDEVSNRLHTPGGSLSGGQQQRLCIARSLAVSPDILLMDEPCSALDPTSTRRVEETIAELRGRLTIVIVTHNMQQAQRVSQSCAFFLATHDTPGRIVEAGPTEQVFQNPRDQRTSDYVNGRFG